Proteins from a genomic interval of Malassezia vespertilionis chromosome 9, complete sequence:
- the TRP2 gene encoding anthranilate synthase (BUSCO:EOG09262L1P; EggNog:ENOG503NVS2; COG:E) → MDEVGGWHTNNKTLSISPPLEHVRTALLGDAAGGSRGTLIPVYKKLPSDLLTPVMAFLRLSNGATLGNESFLLESVNTGDSIGRFSFLGTKPREIIRTGPGLARSGDPLNVVEERMRAYEYVAIPELPMFTGGTVGYIAFDCIQHFEPSTKRDLRDTLKIPECVMLLCDAVVVFDHVYQVVYCIAHVHAPHGTSSAQLDSLYAEAAKRVHALGDAITQESTPFPVQTPITKPRQPATSNAGKQGYEGYVTKLRKNILRGDIFQAVPSHRLARPTQLHPFNCYRFLRRINPSPYMFYIDCGGEQLVGASPETLCCIHKGKVAVHAIAGTARRGKTAEEDARLAAELVKSNKDQAEHIMLVDLARNDISRVCDPRTTTVESLMNVEKFSHVTHLTSRITGQLRANRSKYDALRSIFPAGTLSGAPKLRAIELIEELEQERRGVYGGAVGRIDFARDELDVCIAIRTMVFKDGVAYLQAGGGIVYDSVEEDEYLETVNKLRSNMHCLDVAEGVLFVRLTRQKHMKNTRRDDTDIAAAGKEP, encoded by the coding sequence ATGGACGAGGTGGGTGGTTGGCACACTAACAACAAGACGTTGAGTATCTCGCCACCGCTTGAGCATGTGCGCACTGCGCTTCTTGGAGATGCAGCTGGTGGTTCACGCGGCACGCTGATACCGGTGTACAAAAAACTGCCATCAGACTTGCTGACGCCCGTCATGGCGTTTTTGCGCTTATCCAACGGCGCCACGCTAGGAAATGAGAGTTTCCTGCTCGAGAGTGTGAATACGGGCGACAGTATCGGTCGGTTCAGTTTCCTGGGCACTAAGCCGCGCGAAATCATTCGGACAGGGCCGggacttgcgcgcagcggcgatcCTTTGAACGTAGTGGAagagcgcatgcgcgcgtacgAGTACGTTGCCATTCCAGAACTGCCCATGTTTACGGGCGGCACTGTTGGATACATTGCCTTTGACTGTATCCAGCATTTTGAGCCATCGACGAagcgcgatttgcgcgacACGCTCAAGATCCCGGAATGCGTGATGCTTTTGTGCGACGCTGTGGTCGTGTTTGACCATGTGTATCAGGTTGTGTACTGTATTGCAcatgtgcatgcgccgcatggtACCTCATCTGCACAGCTTGATTCGTTGTATGCCGAGGCAGCGAAGCGGGTGCACGCCTTGGGCGATGCCATTACCCAGGAATCCACACCGTTTCCTGTACAAACTCCAATCACCAAGCCGCGGCAGCCCGCAACAAGCAATGCAGGGAAGCAAGGCTACGAGGGCTACGTCACGAAGCTACGCAAAAatattttgcgcggcgataTCTTCCAGGCGGTCCCCTCGCACCGACTTGCGCGCCCGACGCAACTGCATCCGTTCAACTGCTAccgctttttgcgccgcatcaacCCAAGTCCGTACATGTTTTATATCGATTGCGGTGGTGAACAGCTGGTTGGTGCAAGCCCAGAGACGCTGTGCTGCATCCACAAAGGCAAAGTCGCCGTGCATGCAATTGCaggcaccgcgcgccgcggcaagaCGGCCGAAGAGGacgcgcggctcgctgcGGAGCTTGTTAAATCGAACAAGGACCAGGCGGAGCATATCATGCTTGTTGACCTTGCGCGGAACGATATCAGTCGCGTGTGTGATCCGCGCACAACGACGGTAGAGTCGCTTATGAACGTGGAAAAGTTTAGCCACGTTACTCACTTGACGAGTCGCATTACGGGGCAGCTGCGTGCGAACCGCTCCAAGTACGACGCACTCCGTTCCATATTTCCCGCAGGCACGctttccggcgcgccgaaacTGCGTGCGATTGAGCTCATTGAGGAACTGGAgcaggagcgccgcggtgtATATGGCGGCGCTGTGGGTCGCATAGACTTTGCACGCGACGAACTCGATGTATGCATAGCGATCCGCACCATGGTGTTCAAGGACGGAGTTGCGTATCTCCAGGCAGGAGGCGGAATCGTATATGACAGCGTGGAAGAGGATGAGTACTTGGAGACGGTaaacaagctgcgcagcaatATGCATTGCTTGGACGTTGCAGAAGGTGTGTTGTTCGTGAGACTGACAAGACAGAAGCATATGAAAAACACGCGGCGTGATGATACCGACATTGCAGCTGCAGGGAAAGAGCCGTAG
- the PRP21 gene encoding SF3a splicing factor complex subunit (EggNog:ENOG503NV6A; COG:A; BUSCO:EOG09264RIE): MPLNLPPPTQGESDALAPVKEDVEAPDEFAPSGIIIPPPELRAIVDKTAAFVARVGVHFEAKIREQERYNQKFSFLNEGDAYHAYYRDKVNTTQPSSGAEPSANGGDVADSPVKLKRATNAPVEPPPHAFSLAFPSMPAIEMDVLKLTALFAARKGPAFATGLLARETRSHQFEFLRPTHPMFSYFNLLVEQYRRVMQPSAKMLANVHRGAPGQGLSRYGPGRGGLRTQILQDVGQRTSWAKWHKDRATQARTEEKRMRSLFDEIDWQDFIVVGVVEITDADEQADLPPARSQYELENVMLAQRRMAAMIQEEAAWEGGEEEYAAEAQEELAKPAAAPPPPPPPPPPPPPPPPPPPPPPPRQLPPPPADAPSPPAEPDIPLPTPQGVKIKHDYKREARLARAQTTTCPVCRETVPVAEMGEHVRVELLNPKYREEREKIEQRKQEQASLAAGADPSRFLKAFAGARTDIFGAHEDEAAQAQRSVQDKHLARQREKIIWDGHANSRTTAQDALARNRALELEMSARQPRKDKPVAGPQVPSKRAASGDSDVQAPKRQAPSVGVHQAQYIPRKQDGSLYTESEWFTMYPYPISLRIRLPYAPQLSVKCNGAIITLSDLALATTIGTIRDRILIGPLERTVSGSKLKLWIGGKPATLRQTLAFWNLADGDSIDVTLVK; this comes from the coding sequence ATGCCGCTAAatctgccgccgccgacgcagGGCGAGTCAGACGCACTGGCGCCTGTGAAGGAGGATGTTGAGGCACCTGATGAGTTTGCGCCGTCGGGCATTATTATCCCGCCGCCggagctgcgtgcgattgTCGATAAAACAGCCGCGTTTGTCGCACGCGTCGGCGTGCATTTCGAGGCGAAAATCCGCGAGCAGGAGCGGTATAACCAGAAGTTTTCGTTTTTGAACGAGGGCGATGCATACCATGCATATTACCGGGACAAGGTGAATACGACGCAAccgtccagcggcgccgaaCCCAGTGCGAATGGCGGAGATGTCGCGGACTCGCCGGTAAAGCTAAAGCGTGCGACCAACGCACCGGTGGAGCCGCCGCCACACGCATTTTCGCTAGCATTCCCGAGCATGCCCGCGATTGAGATGGACGTGCTCAAGCTGACCGCGCTGTTTGCTGCACGCAAGGGCCCGGCATTTGCGACGGGATTGCTTGCACGCGAGACAAGATCGCACCAATTCGAGTTCCTGCGTCCTACACACCCCATGTTTAGCTATTTTAACTTGCTGGTCGAGCAGTACCGCCGTGTGATGCAGCCAAGTGCAAAGATGCTGGCAAATGTGCACCGCGGTGCGCCCGGCCAAGGGCTGAGCCGGTATGGGCCAGGGCGCGGTGGTCTGCGAACGCAAATTTTGCAAGACGTCGGGCAACGAACGTCGTGGGCAAAGTGGCATAAGGACCGTGCGACGCAGGCGCGTACAGAGGAGAAGCGTATGCGCTCTTTGTTTGACGAAATCGATTGGCAGGACTTTATCGTTGTGGGCGTTGTTGAGATTACCGACGCAGACGAACAGGCGGATTtgccgccggcgcgctctCAGTATGAACTTGAGAATGtgatgcttgcgcagcggcgcatggctgCGATGATTCAGGAGGAGGCAGCGTGGGAAGGAGGAGAAGAGGAATATGCAGCGGAAGCACAGGAAGAGTTAGCAAAGCCCGCCGCAgccccccccccccccccccccccccccccccccccccccccccccccccccccccccccccccccccccccccgCCAGCTCCCCCCCCCCCCCGCCGATGCGCCATCTCCCCCCGCCGAACCCGATATCCCACTCCCGACACCCCAAGGTGTCAAAATCAAGCACGACTACAAACGCGAGGCTCGTCTAGCGCGTGCACAAACTACGACTTGCCCCGTGTGCCGCGAAACAGTCCCTGTTGCCGAGATGGGCGAGCACGTGCGTGTGGAACTTTTGAATCCCAAGTACcgcgaagagcgcgagaaaatcgagcagcgcaagcaagaGCAAGCAAGTCTTGCTGCCGGTGCCGACCCAAGCCGCTTTTTGAAAGCGTTTgccggcgcacgcacagatATTTTTGGCGCACATGAAGACGAAGCAgcacaggcacagcgcTCGGTACAAGACAAgcatcttgcgcgccagcgcgaaAAAATCATTTGGGACGGCCACGCCAATAGCCGCACCACTGCACAAGATGCACTCGCGCGAAACAGGGCGCTTGAGCTAGAGATGTCTGCTCGCCagccgcgcaaagacaaGCCCGTGGCCGGCCCACAAGTACCGAGCAAGCgtgcagcaagcggcgatAGCGATGTCCAAGCGCCcaagcgccaagcgccgtctGTCGGCGTCCACCAGGCGCAGTATATCCCACGAAAACAGGACGGATCGCTGTATACCGAGAGCGAGTGGTTTACCATGTACCCCTACCCCATCAGCCTGCGCATACGTCTACCCTATGCGCCGCAGTTGTCTGTCAAATGCAATGGCGCGATCATCACACTCTCCGACCTTGCACTGGCGACGACGATTGGTACGATTCGCGACCGCATTTTAATCGGTCCTTTGGAGCGCACGGTCAGCGGAAGCAAGCTGAAGCTATGGATCGGCGGCAAgcctgcgacgctgcgccaaacgcTCGCATTTTGGAACCTGGCTGACGGCGACTCGATCGACGTGACGCTCGTAAAGTAG
- a CDS encoding uncharacterized protein (EggNog:ENOG503NXYF; TransMembrane:7 (o16-38i50-72o106-127i139-160o180-199i211-232o238-259i)) has product MADAPLPVSFIVSGPVQILVIGIVLAMSAVLFVQLIFTGPYHYQLNKVNFIFQILSSFLFFALMAVIAALALNYDKQYGTTYPYVFPFTLDPLIKIGEDRPVVQRVFASILPALAMITGHFTHIQFLTLLFPSALEARLIYWMLGPLAIIEAGMYFSQLANTHVVKVRDLGDAIESVCESTLSLLYMFALTFWGVFVCGRRAWRTDGATTMFGSAALTLALFKTVVSFIHIAYDRIDWILFISWALTIWQSWLGFWWWVSAGMGVGEVEDRLKRQARMRKRHLQKRLTQEEQHVDTASRRWFDVLAFRRKRGTDPESFVMDEAVLSEESAETPLSPRESTVDTSTLYLEPWIVRFGNVLERYQPSMMRRRMERLRAAHAQAAEHAAREQALAYAQVQHRMQFFSKNHVLQLNKLMQRMAEGKRESRLQDRTSYE; this is encoded by the exons ATGGCCGATGCACCGCTGCCTGTCTCGTTTATTGTGAGTGGGCCGGTGCAGATCCTTGTAATTGGGATAGTGCTGGCCATGTCGGCTGTACTATTTGTCCAGCTGATATTCACCGGCCCGTACCACTACCAGCTAAACAAGGTGAATTTTATTTTCCAGATCCTGAGCTCCTTTTTATTCTTCGCTCTTATGGCCGTCATTGCAGCACTTGCTCTGAATTATGACAAGCAGTACGGGACAACGTACCCTTACGTATTCCCCTTTACTCTTGACCCGCTGATAAAAATTGGGGAGGATCGACCTgtggtgcagcgcgtctttgCCTCGATACTACCCGCCCTTGCCATGATTACCGGCCAT TTTACACACATCCAATTCCTTACGCTACTATTCCCGTCTGCACTGGAAGCGCGGCTTATTTACTGGATGCTTGGGCCGCTTGCGATCATTGAGGCCGGCATGTATTTTTCACAACTCGCGAATACGCACGTTGTCAAGGTGCGCGATCTTGGCGACGCGATTGAGAGCGTCTGCGAAAGCACACTCTCCTTGCTCTACATGTTTGCACTCACATTTTGGGGCGTGTTTGTCTGTGGCCGCAGGGCATGGCGCACCGATGGCGCCACGACCATGTTTGGCAGTGCAGCACTCACCCTTGCGCTGTTTAAAACCGTGGTGAGTTTCATTCATATTGCCTACGATCGAATCGACTGGATTCTATTCATCAGCTGGGCGCTCACCATATGGCAGAGCTGGCTTGGGTTCTGGTGGTGGGTCAGTGCCGGCATG GGCGTGGGCGAAGTCGAGGACAGACTCAAGCGACAGGCGCGtatgcgcaagcggcacCTGCAAAAGCGCCTAACACAGGAGGAGCAACACGTCGACACAgcctcgcggcgctggttCGATGTGCTTGCATTTCGACGCAAACGGGGCACAGACCCCGAGTCATTTGTCATGGACGAGGCAGTGCTGTCGGAAGAAAGCGCAGAAACGCCCCtatcgccgcgcgaaagcaCAGTGGATACGAGCACCCTGTATCTCGAGCCGTGGATCGTGCGCTTCGGCAACGTGCTTGAGCGCTACCAGCCGAGTatgatgcgccgccgcatggAACGACTtcgagcagcacacgcacaagccgccgagcacgcgGCTCGAGAGCAGGCACTGGCGTATGCACAGGTACAGCACAGGATGCAATTCTTCAGCAAGAACCATGTTCTGCAGCTGAACAAGCTGATGCAGCGGATGGCCGAAGGGAAGCGAGAGTCTAGGCTGCAAGATAGGACTAGCTATGAGTAG
- a CDS encoding 2-dehydro-3-deoxy-D-gluconate 5-dehydrogenase (EggNog:ENOG503NXBI; COG:Q) → MLRCARTNRALFRARTDVTTPVVATGTRVQHPLRMVMVGCPGSGKGTLSARLEHVFGIHIITAGDLLRWHIKEETELGKEADRVIKAGSLMPDTTMMALVQQKLEQMGEQDFILDGFPRTDGQAKLLTDALAIADRPLSLVVNLQVPEDAILERILDRWTHSPSGRVYNFSFNPPLRKGFDDVTGEPLERRADDNPETFRKRIAGFHQKTAPMIEHFRSLPCPSDPTRPLLVDLAGETSNYIWPKLEALVLERFPHMAQGMKTGLRSWT, encoded by the coding sequence atgctgcgctgtgcacgcacgaACCGCGCACTattccgcgcgcgcacagacgtGACCACACCGGTCGTGGCCAcaggcacgcgcgtgcaacATCCGCTGCGGATGGTCATGGTCGGGTGTCCGGGCTCGGGAAAAGGCACACTCTctgcgcgcctcgagcatGTATTTGGGATCCACATCATCACCGCCGGCGACCTGTTGCGGTGGCATATCAAGGAGGAAACAGAGCTGGGCAAAGAGGCAGATCGTGTGATCAAGGCCGGGTCGCTCATGCCTGACACAACCATGATGGCGCTTGTCCAGCAGAAACTAGAGCAGATGGGCGAGCAAGACTTTATCCTAGACGGCTTTCCGCGCACCGACGGGCAGGCGAAGCTGCTGACAGATGCACTTGCCATCGCAGACCGGCCTCTCTCGCTAGTCGTCAATCTGCAGGTGCCGGAAGACGCGATTCTGGAGCGCATTCTTGACCGCTGGACGCACTCGCCGTCTGGCCGTGTATATAATTTCTCGTTCAATCCCCCTTTGCGTAAAGGTTTCGACGACGTGACGGGCGAGCCGCTGGAGAGGCGCGCAGATGATAACCCCGAGACATTCCGCAAGCGTATCGCGGGCTTCCACCAAAAGACAGCGCCCATGATTGAGCATTTCCGCAGCCTGCCGTGCCCTTCCGACCCCACCCGCCCGCTGCTTGTCGATCTCGCAGGCGAGACAAGCAACTACATCTGGCCCAAactcgaggcgctcgtccTGGAGCGATTCCCGCACATGGCGCAGGGCATGAAAACGGGGCTGAGGTCGTGGACATAG
- a CDS encoding uncharacterized protein (COG:P; EggNog:ENOG503NWGW; TransMembrane:7 (o430-455i476-493o548-567i587-606o618-635i647-669o775-804i)) → MGDEGLFRSATMSLIQLYIPSESVHATVTELAELGDVEFKDLNPDVAPFQRTFVSDIRRLDEMGRCVSYLNEQLAREEIPARPLESAIPFLAASAEEFARSPMFMEQLARELQECQERVAQMNKSYESLQQRLQSLEESKHVIRETAVFFQHAEHGESQDVTRLSMDSDAHAPLLDDSHLRGSGVRGMQGLPPAFALEFVAGTIDRRCMGTLERVLWRTLRGNLFMNFAEISREFVDPTTEEPMFINVFLVFAHGATVLAKIRKICEAMGGTLFPVESDAAQRDAHLNTVLERIEDHENILYSTNAARRTELLRVAESISAWENLVRKEKLVYDTMNMLQYDKSQKTMTAEGWCPTSDIPAIQLALRRATEDTGAHVSSVLQTMPTREEPPTFQRTNKFTEGFQAIIDAYGHAKYKEVNPGLFTVITFPFLFAVMFGDVGHGVILFLFALVMVYFERKLLRTKLDEITQMFFYGRYIILLMGLFAIFTGFLYNDIFSLSMHLWHTGWEWPRGEGTLTAAPNGHVYPIGLDPTWHGADNNLVFTNSLKMKLSIILGVAHMTFALMLNIPNDLHFKHANWIWAELLPQVLFMESLFGYLVITIIYKWAVNWYATDALGNALHNSPPGLLNMLIYMFLKPGVVDQSEVLYWGQAGIQTALLLVALLCVPWMLVCKPYLLYKEHKARAGAGYHTVGSARGEERVEGVHEDEQNVLDEVPDEQEEEAFEVGEVAINQIIHTIEFCLGCISNTASYLRLWALSLAHAQLSQVLWDMTIKNVFGLTGVVGAVATVLAFGMWFVLTIAILCVMEGLSAFLHALRLHWVEAGSKFYAASGYAFQPLSFKQE, encoded by the exons ATGGGAGACGAAGGCCTGTTCCGGTCGGCGACAATGTCGCTGATCCAGCTGTATATCCCGTCGGAGAGCGTCCATGCGACGGTCACGGAGCTGGCAGAGCTTGGAGACGTCGAGTTCAAGGat CTGAATCCCGACGTTGCGCCTTTTCAGCGCACGTTTGTGTCGGATATCCGGCGCCTCGACGAGATGGGGCGCTGTGTAAGCTACCTAAACGAGCAGCTGGCTCGGGAAGAGATTCCCGCACGCCCGCTCGAGAGCGCAATCCCTTTCTTggccgccagcgccgaggaGTTTGCGCGGAGTCCCATGTTTAtggagcagcttgcgcgcgagctgcaagagTGCCAGGAGCGCGTGGCGCAGATGAACAAGAGCTAcgagtcgctgcagcagcgcctccaGTCTCTCGAAGAGTCCAAGCACGTTATCCGCGAAACCGCCGTCTTCttccagcacgccgagcacggcgagtCGCAAGACGTTACGCGCTTGAGCATGGAcagcgacgcacacgcgccgctcctgGACGACAGCCATTTGCGAGGCTCTGGTGTGCGGGGTATGCAGGGCCTGCCGCCCGCATTTGCGCTCGAGTTCGTCGCGGGCACAATCGACCGCCGCTGCATGggcacgctcgagcgtgtCTTGTGGCGCACACTCCGCGGCAATCTCTTTATGAACTTTGCCGAGATCAGccgcgagtttgtcgacCCCACCACGGAAGAGCCCATGTTTATCAATGTTTTCCTCGTgtttgcgcacggcgccacgGTACTTGCCAAGATCCGCAAGATCTGCGAGGCGATGGGCGGCACGCTCTTTCCGGTAGAGagcgatgctgcacagcgcgacgcgcactTGAACACGGTGCTGGAGCGGATCGAGGACCACGAGAATATCCTGTATAGTacaaacgccgcgcgccgtacagagctgctgcgcgtcgctgaATCGATTTCTGCGTGGGAAAACTTGgtgcgcaaggaaaagcTTGTGTACGATACCATGAACATGCTGCAGTATGACAAGAGCCAGAAGACAATGACCGCCGAAGGCTGGTGCCCCACCTCGGACATTCCCGCCATCCAACtcgccttgcggcgcgcgacggaaGATACAGGGGCGCATGTCTCCTCGGTGCTGCAGACAATGCCCACAAGGGAAGAGCCGCCGACTTTCCAGCGGACAAACAAGTTTACCGAGGGCTTCCAGGCCATTATCGATGCCTACGGACACGCAAAGTACAAGGAGGTCAATCCCGGCCTGTTTACCGTAATTACCTTTCCTTTCCTCTTTGCCGTGATGTTTGGCGATGTAGGCCACGGTGTGATTCTGTTcctctttgcgcttgtgATGGTGTATttcgagcgcaagctcctgcGCACAAAGCTGGACGAGATCACCCAAATGTTCTTTTACGGCCGCTACATTATCCTCCTCATGGGCCTGTTTGCCATCTTTACCGGGTTCTTGTACAACGACATCTTTTCCCTTTCTATGCACTTGTGGCACACAGGCTGGGAATGGCCGCGTGGCGAAGGAACTCTCACGGCGGCGCCGAATGGCCACGTCTACCCCATCGGCCTCGATCCGACATGGCACGGCGCAGACAACAATTTGGTCTTTACCAACTCGCTCAAGATGAAGCTCTCCATCATtctcggcgtcgcgcacatgaCCTTTGCCCTCATGCTCAACATCCCCAACGATCTCCACTTTAAGCACGCCAACTGGATCTGGGCcgagctgctgccgcaGGTGCTGTTTATGGAGTCGCTGTTTGGCTACCTTGTCATTACCATCATCTACAAATGGGCCGTCAATTGGTACGCCACAGATGCGCTAGGaaatgcgctgcacaattCCCCACCGGGGCTCTTGAATATGCTCATCTACATGTTCCTCAAGCCAGGCGTTGTGGACCAGAGCGAGGTGCTGTACTGGGGCCAGGCAGGCATTCAAACGGCGCTCTTGCTTGTGGCCTTGCTCTGTGTGCCTTGGATGCTTGTGTGCAAGCCTTACCTGCTCTACAAGGAGCACAAAGcacgcgccggcgcgggGTACCACACGGTTGgctccgcgcgcggcgaagaGCGCGTAGAAGGCGTGCATGAAGACGAGCAAAATGTCTTGGACGAGGTGCCCGACGAGCAGGAAGAGGAGGCGTTCGAGGTTGGCGAGGTCGCTATCAACCAAATCATTCACACAATCGAGTTCTGCCTTGGATGCATTTCAAATACGGCTTCCTACCTGCGTCTCTGGGCACTGTCccttgcgcatgcacagctcTCGCAGGTGCTTTGGGATATGACGATCAAGAATGTGTTTGGCCTGACGGGGGTCGTCGGTGCCGTCGCGACAGTGCTTGCTTTTGGAATGTGGTTCGTGCTTACCATTGCCATCCTTTGTGTGATGGAGGGACTCTCGGCATTCTTGCATGCACTGCGTCTGCACTGGGTCGAAGCTGGGTCCAAGTTTTATGCCGCATCGGGATACGCGTTCCAGCCGCTTTCCTTCAAGCAGGAGTAG
- a CDS encoding uncharacterized protein (EggNog:ENOG503P114; SECRETED:SignalP(1-17); COG:S; TransMembrane:1 (n5-13c17/18o632-654i)) codes for MHCRWLVALALAVPAHALFGFGSRRATDGFVGAGALGLEGIDGTVAAWGYMNDDRFVDALVVHRDRSRVQVHEWVAASFAFNSTPSVSLTVPRGLQVVNVVPGDFMYNGRADLLVMAEAADTPGALKLLLWPSRMDGSFDEAIELPSSMHAQPLVADTTGDMHLDLVGHALGVEGLSIWENQVSDNTSAAFALTTPVLEHSVNPLPGCELADPHSSAFVDMNGDCLADLFLVCKDKLSGQLAYQIWTADKEKPKTYSFARGGFLPKGTGALSFADMNRDGTMDVVFPTCQGGKCQINIAYNQQLPLCATERDAFGGWTPPPGGARACRDPSRLCTADDTFALDFRTEHNDLLARIDLEAVVGDAQLLLQDELSPLHTPVSLRIGDYNKDGYPDILLLTVPKGAPQGATRVHLLESVSCKSAAHPGCTAKDARAPEHRSMRRLPHTVLDNVEFARSAAFIDLGEDGALDVMIQSLQGAQIRGSLSRAVHFVRNTYYDDAFFLKTLTLNGACAGRCTQPDAPSFAAWGSAQCGASYKFTVLDPNGVRRAQQVAQQPQSAYMALQQPAALFGLGRTNNYVELLFVGSTRRQPFPYVAMEGVIPNSELVVAPAQQGPVAFPPESWHRELFLHPGDWVPSVTAVLAGVIALLGAIVFALDLHEQREDQQERKRAVHAINFDAL; via the coding sequence ATGCACTGCCGCTGGCTGGTGGCGTTGGCGCTGGCCGTgcctgcgcacgcgctgttTGGCTTTggctcgcggcgcgcgacggatGGATTCGTGGGTGCAGGTGCGCTCGGTCTTGAAGGGATTGATGGCACCGTCGCCGCATGGGGCTACATGAACGACGATCGCTTTGTGGATGCGCTGGTCGTCCACCGCGACCGCAGCCGCGTGCAGGTACACGAGTGGGTTGCGGCGTCGTTTGCATTCAACAGCACGCCGTCTGTTTCGCTCACCGTGCCGCGTGGCTTGCAAGTTGTGAATGTGGTGCCTGGCGACTTCATGTACAACGGGCGCGCCGATTTGCTCGTCATGGCCGAGGCAGCCGATACCCCAGGCGCGCTCAAGCTGCTGCTTTGGCCATCGCGCATGGACGGGAGCTTTGACGAGGCCATAGAGCTCCCCTCCTCcatgcacgcacagccCCTCGTCGCGGATACGACGGGCGACATGCACTTGGACCTTGTCGGccacgcgcttggcgtcgAAGGGCTTTCGATTTGGGAAAACCAAGTGTCGGACAATACATCCGCCGCGTTCGCCCTTACAACGCCCGTTTTGGAGCACAGTGTGAATCCGTTGCCCGGGTGCGAGCTGGCGGACCCCCACAGTTCCGCGTTTGTAGACATGAACGGCGACTGCCTCGCCGACCTGTTTCTCGTGTGCAAAGACAAACTTTCCGGCCAGCTGGCGTACCAGATATGGACCGCGGACAAAGAGAAGCCCAAGACATAcagctttgcgcgcggcggcttCCTTCCCAAAGGCACGGGCGCGCTCTCTTTTGCCGATATGAACCGCGACGGGACGATGGATGTAGTCTTTCCAACGTGCCAAGGCGGCAAGTGCCAAATCAATATTGCCTACAACCAGCAGCTCCCTCTCTGCGCGACCGAAAGAGACGCGTTCGGCGGCTGGACCCCGCCGCCCGGTGGGgctcgcgcatgccgcgACCCCTCGCGTCTGTGCACCGCCGACGATACATTTGCCCTCGATTTTCGCACTGAGCATAACGatttgctcgcgcgcatcgatcTCGAGGCTGTCGttggcgatgcacagctgctTCTACAAGACGAGCTGAGCCCACTGCACACGCCCGTCTCCCTCCGCATCGGCGACTACAACAAGGACGGCTACCCTGATATTCTGCTCCTCACCGTCccaaaaggcgcgccgcaaggagCAACGCGCGTCCATTTGCTCGAGAGCGTCTCGTGCAagtctgcagcgcatcccGGATGCACTGCTAaggatgcgcgcgcgccggagcaccgcagcatgcgccgcctccCGCACACTGTTTTGGACAACGTcgagtttgcgcgcagtgccgcatTCATCGATCTCGGCGAGGACGGCGCACTGGACGTGATGATCCAGTCCCTCCAAGGAGCACAGATCCGCGGCTcgctttcgcgcgctgtACATTTTGTGCGCAACACCTACTACGACGACGCCTTTTTCCTCAAGACGCTCACGCTGAACGGCGCGTGTGCCGGCCGCTGCACGCAGCCCGACGCGCCATCGTTTGCCGCCTGGGGCtcggcgcagtgcggcgcgtcgtacAAGTTTACCGTTCTCGATCCCAacggcgtgcgtcgcgcgcagcaagttGCACAGCAGCCGCAGTCGGCCTACAtggcgctccagcagcCCGCCGCGCTATTTGGTCTTGGGCGCACGAACAACTACGTTGAGCTCTTGTTTGTCggcagcacgcgccgccagccCTTTCCCTACGTCGCGATGGAAGGCGTAATTCCTAATTCCGAGCTGGTcgtcgcgcctgcgcagcaaggccCCGTCGCTTTTCCCCCCGAGTCGTGGCACCGCGAGCTCTTTTTGCACCCCGGCGACTGGGTACCCTCGGTCACAGCCGTGCTTGCGGGCGTGATTGCGCTCCTGGGCGCCATCGTCTTTGCCCTCGACCTccacgagcagcgcgaagACCAGCAggaacgcaagcgcgccgtgcacgcaaTTAATTTCGACGCCTTGTAG